A segment of the Curtobacterium sp. MCSS17_007 genome:
GGGTTCTTCGCTGTGGCATCCGAATACCCGGCGCGGCGCATGGACTCGGAAACGCTGACTTTTCCATGTCCTTCCACGTAGATCTGAATTGCTTTCGTTTGCATAGGAGTCGCCATATCTACCCCTATTAACGCACAAGCGGAACGATTAGAAAAGAGCGGTTTTCATTGACCCCTAATCGAAAAAACATCGTCCGGCCTGCGGCGCTTATCTACTTCGAGTCCGGGTGTTTTGTGATAAGAGAATCCATAGGGCCGCGTGCCGTCCGGATCAGTCCTGGGCGAGCGCTTCTTTTGCCACCTGCTGGACAGACTTACCTTCAGCAGAGGCGCGCTCCCTTACGTCGTCGTACGTCTGCACCTCGGTCTCCTGGAAGACCAGGTTCAACCGCCGCTCCGCCCGCAGCTCAACATGCGTGTAGTCGTCGGGGTGCGCCCAGAAGCAACGCTCGCAAGCTGATGCGTCACGGATCGTCCAGTTGGGGCAGTGCTCGCACGACCAGGACTTCGCGCGGTTGTCCGGTGCGCACAGCGGCATGAAGTCCTCGAGCAGCATCTCGGGCTGGTCCCCCGCGATCGCAAACGGTACGCGGTGGTCGGCCTGCAGCACCCTTCCCGCGAACTTGCCCTGGCACACTTCGCACTTGAAGCCGGTGCTCTCTTTCACGCGGTCCGTGAACGCCTTCGGAAGCACCACGCGTCCCGCGCCGTCCTCGTTGGCTTTGCCGTCGAAGGTGTAGCTGGCCATCCGCTTGCCGCCGACGTTCACCATGACCGAACGGACGCCCGCTCCGGCGTCCTTCAAGTCGCGCGCCGCACGCGGCGGGTGGTTGTACCCGAGCTTCGCCAGCTCGTCAGTAGTGATGGCGCCGTGTTCGAGGATGTGGTCGCGGACTACCGCCGCCCGCTTCGACATCTTGAGGCCCTTAAGCCATGTGACCTGTTCGGGGGTAAGTTGAAGCGGCGCGTTAACTGACACCTGATCATCATAGTGATCCGGTTCAATTAGGCGTCAGAAGAGCGAAGCTTGATCCGCCGGCTCTACGTCAATCCGCGCGTCGATGTTGTCCTCGCCACCAAGACGCTGCACCAGCGCAGGGCTGATGTAGAGGGACTCGATCGACATCTCGCTGCGACCGCTCAACGTGGCCTGTGACGAAACCCCCACGACTACGTGGCGATGCGTCAGTCCGAGTTCGTCCGGAAGCTTGAGACCGTACTTGTTGTCGTCGCGCACCACGTCGTAGGACACGATGAAGCTCACCTGGTTGTCCACCGCCCGTTGGAGCGTTTCGACGAACGGTTCGCGGCGAAGTCCCATCAAGTAGCGGCTGTCCGGCACGTCCGTCGTTCCCTGGTACGGAGGATCCATGTAGACCAGGGCGTCACGCGGCGCGTCGACGAGGAACGGTTCATAGCTCTCGCTGTGAAGCTCGGTCCCTTGCATGAGCCGTGACGCTTCGAACACTCGCTGCTTGATGTTCGACGGCTTGGCCCCGAGCCGGCGGTGGTCGGCGCTCTGGTTGAAGGCGCCGTTCTTGGTGTATCGAACGGCCGCCTTGACGACCCGGCAGAGCAGGTAGAGCAGCAACGTCGGGTCCTGCGACCGATTGAAGTCGTCACGTACCTGCAAGAAGTAAGCGCGCGCATCCTCTTGTTGTTCGGTCCACATCCTTGAGTAGTCGTCCACGAGCCCTTCCGGGTCGTCAATGATGCGCTGCCAAAGGCCCATCAGCGGCCCGTTGACGTCTGACAGACTGACGTCGCCCGCCAACCCGTAACGGCGCGCGGCCACCGAGATGGCAGCGGAACCCGCGAAGGGCTCGATCAGCCGGGTGGGGCCGCCATCGGGGAAGAGCGAGAGGATCTGAGCGCTGAGAGCGCGCTTCGAGCCCTGGTAGGGGAAGGCTTGCGGCACGCTGCGCGGTCCGTCAGTCTTCCAAGGCTCTCGGCGGGCGGCGGTCAGCGAGGTCATCCGACCATCCTACGAGCAGCGCGGAGGGTGGACGAACGCGCCCGTTGGGGCGGTGCCGTCTCCAAGTTGACCCTGTCTGCGAGGATGTTGTTGATGAGGCTCGTGATGGTTTGGTCGCGGTCCTCCGCCTCTCGCACGAGGCACTCGTACACGTCGTGCCGTATACGTACGTTGTGCGCGGGCGCGGTTTCAGTCGCCATGAACAACCCTTCTTCTAGCGAGCAACCGTAGCGCAGGCTTGCACGTCAAGAAAGAAGCGCAAGGTACATGTGCGTCGGGCTTGGCGACTGATTCGAACGTTTCTGACTTCCACAACGTGTTCTGTAATCGACGTCAATAGACGGACTGCGGACGCACGGCGACCATTGACGGATGACGACATTCGATATGGCCGACTGGGGCAGACGCAAACCCGACGAGGGTTTGTCGACGGAGCAGGCCGTCATGGCCTTCTTCCCGCTGGCTTCGGACCTGAACAGCGGCA
Coding sequences within it:
- a CDS encoding HNH endonuclease signature motif containing protein, encoding MSVNAPLQLTPEQVTWLKGLKMSKRAAVVRDHILEHGAITTDELAKLGYNHPPRAARDLKDAGAGVRSVMVNVGGKRMASYTFDGKANEDGAGRVVLPKAFTDRVKESTGFKCEVCQGKFAGRVLQADHRVPFAIAGDQPEMLLEDFMPLCAPDNRAKSWSCEHCPNWTIRDASACERCFWAHPDDYTHVELRAERRLNLVFQETEVQTYDDVRERASAEGKSVQQVAKEALAQD
- a CDS encoding DNA adenine methylase; this encodes MTSLTAARREPWKTDGPRSVPQAFPYQGSKRALSAQILSLFPDGGPTRLIEPFAGSAAISVAARRYGLAGDVSLSDVNGPLMGLWQRIIDDPEGLVDDYSRMWTEQQEDARAYFLQVRDDFNRSQDPTLLLYLLCRVVKAAVRYTKNGAFNQSADHRRLGAKPSNIKQRVFEASRLMQGTELHSESYEPFLVDAPRDALVYMDPPYQGTTDVPDSRYLMGLRREPFVETLQRAVDNQVSFIVSYDVVRDDNKYGLKLPDELGLTHRHVVVGVSSQATLSGRSEMSIESLYISPALVQRLGGEDNIDARIDVEPADQASLF